The proteins below are encoded in one region of Sulfolobus islandicus Y.N.15.51:
- a CDS encoding 2'-5' RNA ligase family protein: MRNSYIIEIRPILEKYKLKQIMRKIRSISYLKVHRVPHITLVYNFRPLVAPLKIMEVIKEVSNRYGNLEFYYDKYEIKNGKEGYTIALGIRPNNELLQFREDLYKSLKNYIKERSDAKFYNENFWFHAGISFHLSCKVVKNISNNKEMLQILSRFLYEAKVLRITLVNTGKIVYEYDILNKKILNRAEALSLVELEKTYEKYREKYLKIEVNPKSLDKIWFIADTHFGHKNIIKYSARPFVDVTTMNEHIKNKWNEMISNDDIVYIVGDFARRDFKNYVNFLNGKKIFIQGNHDPPAIGVKQLELQLNNYKFILSHYPTNLNSYNAWLIHGHVHNNRLRKYPFINSKIKTINVGVDVTKFYPVNLKWILNLIETKSDYLYLPPKII, from the coding sequence ATGAGAAATAGCTATATCATAGAAATAAGACCAATTCTAGAGAAATATAAATTAAAACAAATAATGCGAAAGATTAGATCTATAAGTTATTTGAAAGTACATAGAGTACCTCATATTACTCTCGTATATAATTTCCGACCATTAGTAGCTCCGCTTAAAATAATGGAAGTTATTAAAGAAGTATCTAATAGATATGGCAATTTAGAATTTTATTACGATAAATACGAGATAAAAAATGGGAAAGAAGGATATACGATAGCCTTAGGTATAAGGCCTAATAATGAACTTCTTCAATTTAGGGAAGACCTTTATAAGAGCCTAAAAAATTATATAAAAGAAAGGTCTGACGCTAAATTCTATAACGAGAACTTCTGGTTTCATGCTGGCATTTCTTTTCATTTATCATGTAAAGTAGTAAAAAATATTTCAAACAATAAAGAAATGCTCCAAATTTTATCTCGTTTTTTGTATGAAGCTAAGGTATTAAGGATAACACTCGTAAATACGGGTAAAATAGTCTATGAGTACGATATATTAAATAAGAAAATTCTCAATAGAGCAGAGGCCTTATCATTAGTTGAACTAGAGAAAACATATGAGAAATATAGGGAAAAGTACCTAAAAATAGAAGTAAATCCTAAAAGTTTAGATAAAATATGGTTCATAGCTGACACACACTTTGGACATAAAAATATAATTAAATATTCTGCAAGGCCTTTCGTAGACGTTACTACAATGAACGAACACATAAAAAATAAGTGGAATGAGATGATATCTAATGACGATATAGTTTATATAGTAGGGGATTTTGCTAGAAGAGATTTTAAAAATTACGTTAATTTCCTAAATGGGAAAAAGATCTTTATACAAGGTAATCATGATCCTCCAGCGATAGGAGTAAAGCAATTAGAACTACAACTAAACAATTATAAATTCATACTCTCACACTATCCAACTAATTTGAATTCTTATAATGCGTGGCTAATCCATGGTCATGTGCATAATAACAGACTGAGAAAGTACCCATTCATTAACTCTAAAATAAAGACAATTAATGTTGGCGTTGACGTAACAAAATTTTACCCTGTAAACCTGAAATGGATACTAAATCTAATAGAAACTAAGAGTGACTATTTATATTTACCACCTAAAATTATTTAA